Within Planctomycetota bacterium, the genomic segment GCGTGGGGACGGCCATGTGCTCGAGCACGTCCTGAAGCGCCAGCGCGTTGATGACCGTGGCGAGCATCCCCATGTAATCGCCGGTGGCCTGGGAGACGCCGTGGCGGGAAATCTCGCCGCCGCGCACGATGTTGCCCCCGCCCACGACGACGGCGATCTCGGTGCCGGCGGAAGCGGCTTCCTTGATCTGGCGGGCGATGGATTGAACTTCGTCGATGTCGATGCCGTGCGCCCCTTCCTTGCAGAACGCCTCCCCGCTGATCTTCAGCAGGACGCGCTTGTACCGGGGCGTGGCCATGGGGTCGCCTACTTGCCCACTTCCATCCGGACGAACCGGCGCAAAACGATGTTCTCCTTGAGAACCCCGATCTTGGACTTGAGGAAATCCCCGTACGTCCCCTTGAACTTCTCCTCCTTCGGGAACGGCATGTGCAGGAGGCACTTCTGGGAATACAGGTTCTTCTCGAGCTTTCCTTCGAGGATCTTGGCGGCGATCTCCGGGGGCTTCCCCTTGATGTCCGCCTCGTACTTTTTCTTCTCCTCCTCGACGAGTTCCTTGGGCAGATCCTCCTTCGAGACCGCCAGGGGATCGAAGGCGGCCACCGCGATGGCCAGTTCCCGGAGGAGATCCTGGAACTCCTCGTTCTTGGCGACGAAGTCGGTCTCGCACGTCAACTCGACCATCGCGCCCACCTTGCCGGTGGTGTGGAGGTAGACGCCGATCCGCCCCTCCTTGGTCTGCTTTTCGGCGAGCTTGGCGCCGCGGTCCAGGCCCCACTTCTTGAGAAGCTCCTTGGCGCGCGCCTTGTCGCCGCCGGCTTCCTGGAGGGCGCGCTTGCACTCCATGATTCCGGCGCTGGTTTCCTGCCGGAGTTCGTTGACCTGTTTGGCGTCGATCGTCATCGCGCTAGGCTCCTGCGGTCGCCGCGGCGGGCGGAGGGGATTGGGACGGAGGGGCCGACGGCGGGGGCGGCTTGGAGGGCCCGCCCGCGCGGCTGGGGGTCGTGGCCCGGCGCGGCCGGCCGCCCTTCCCCACCGTGATGGCGCCCGGCTTCTCGGGCATCGAAATGCTGACGGCGCCGGCCTTCTGGATTTCCTCCGCCTTGGGCACGCCCACCGGATGGGCCTTCCCCTCCAGCACCGCGTCCGCCAGGCGGCTGATGATGATCTGCACGACCTTCATCGAGTCGTCGTTGCACGGGATCGGGACGTCGATCTCCTCGGGGTCTCCGTCCGTGTCGATCAGGGCCACGGTCGCCGCGCCGATCTTATGGGCCTCGGCGACGGCGATCTCCTCGTGACAGGGGTCCACCAGCACGAGACACGCCGGCAGGCGGTCCATCGTCCGCAGGCCGTCCAGGTTCCTCAGGAGCTTGCGCTTCTCCCGCTGGATCGCCGCCTGCTCCTTCTTGGAGTACCGGTTGATCGTTCCGTCCTGCTCCCACTGCTCGATTTCGCGCAGGCGCTCGAGGCGCTTGCGGATCGTCTCGTAGTTGGTGAGCGTCCCGCCGAGCCAGCGCTCCGCCACGTACGGCATCCCGCAGCGCTGGGCTTCGGCGCGGATGACGGCGCCCGCCTGCCGCTTGGTGCCGACGAAGAGGATCAGTTCTCCGCGGGCCGCCAGGTTCTTGAGGAAGTGCCACGCCTTGACCAGCCCCTTGACC encodes:
- the tsf gene encoding elongation factor Ts (EF-Ts; functions during elongation stage of protein translation; forms a dimer; associates with EF-Tu-GDP complex and promotes exchange of GDP to GTP resulting in regeneration of the active form of EF-Tu); its protein translation is MTIDAKQVNELRQETSAGIMECKRALQEAGGDKARAKELLKKWGLDRGAKLAEKQTKEGRIGVYLHTTGKVGAMVELTCETDFVAKNEEFQDLLRELAIAVAAFDPLAVSKEDLPKELVEEEKKKYEADIKGKPPEIAAKILEGKLEKNLYSQKCLLHMPFPKEEKFKGTYGDFLKSKIGVLKENIVLRRFVRMEVGK
- the rpsB gene encoding 30S ribosomal protein S2, which encodes MPPSLVISARELLASGAHYGHRVSRWNPKMAPYIHARKSLIHIIDVRQTVKGLVKAWHFLKNLAARGELILFVGTKRQAGAVIRAEAQRCGMPYVAERWLGGTLTNYETIRKRLERLREIEQWEQDGTINRYSKKEQAAIQREKRKLLRNLDGLRTMDRLPACLVLVDPCHEEIAVAEAHKIGAATVALIDTDGDPEEIDVPIPCNDDSMKVVQIIISRLADAVLEGKAHPVGVPKAEEIQKAGAVSISMPEKPGAITVGKGGRPRRATTPSRAGGPSKPPPPSAPPSQSPPPAAATAGA